A genomic window from Candidatus Methylacidiphilum fumarolicum includes:
- a CDS encoding 3-deoxy-7-phosphoheptulonate synthase: protein MIPIINVHVKQVERLISPAELQRLLPITDKTYRTVIEAREIIQAILAGEDNRFLVVVGPCSIHDPKGAIEYAKRLKEIRKEVEKELFIVMRTYFEKPRTTVGWKGLINDPELDGSCDIEKGLKIARTILLEIVGMGIPTATEFLDSTTPQYISDLVCWAAIGARTIESQYHREMASGLSMPVGFKNGTDGSLQIALDALGAAMYPHSFLGIDEQGMTSIIRTTGNRWGHVILRGGRTRTNYDPESIEDAVRRLKEAGLPPRLMIDCSHANCGKQHNIQKTVWYSILGQRIKGNLNIIGAMLESYLYEGNQKIPADLSQLKYGVSITDPCIGWEMTETLLWEGSRMLEENKLALQ, encoded by the coding sequence ATGATTCCGATTATTAATGTTCATGTCAAACAGGTAGAAAGACTGATTTCGCCTGCTGAACTCCAAAGGCTTCTACCAATCACGGATAAAACCTATCGAACGGTAATCGAAGCCCGGGAAATTATTCAAGCTATTTTAGCTGGTGAAGATAACCGTTTTTTAGTTGTCGTTGGCCCTTGTTCCATCCATGATCCTAAAGGGGCAATCGAATATGCAAAAAGGCTAAAAGAAATAAGAAAAGAAGTAGAAAAAGAACTCTTTATTGTTATGCGGACTTATTTTGAAAAACCCCGGACCACAGTAGGATGGAAAGGATTAATTAATGATCCTGAATTGGATGGTTCCTGCGACATCGAAAAAGGCTTGAAAATTGCGCGCACTATATTGCTAGAAATTGTTGGAATGGGTATTCCCACGGCAACTGAATTTTTAGATTCAACCACACCACAGTATATCTCTGATTTGGTCTGTTGGGCAGCTATTGGAGCTAGAACCATTGAGTCGCAATATCATAGAGAAATGGCAAGCGGCCTTTCGATGCCGGTAGGCTTTAAGAACGGGACGGATGGTTCTTTGCAGATTGCCTTGGATGCCCTAGGTGCTGCCATGTATCCACATAGTTTTCTTGGAATTGATGAACAGGGAATGACTAGTATAATCCGGACAACTGGGAATAGATGGGGTCATGTGATTCTTCGGGGAGGGAGAACACGGACGAATTATGATCCTGAGAGTATCGAAGATGCGGTTCGTCGGCTAAAAGAAGCTGGTCTTCCTCCTAGACTTATGATTGATTGCAGTCATGCCAACTGCGGAAAACAACATAATATACAAAAGACAGTGTGGTATAGCATACTGGGGCAGAGGATTAAGGGGAATCTGAACATTATTGGTGCGATGCTAGAGAGTTATCTTTATGAGGGAAATCAAAAGATTCCAGCCGACCTATCCCAGTTAAAATATGGAGTTTCCATTACAGATCCCTGTATTGGATGGGAAATGACCGAAACCCTTCTTTGGGAAGGAAGTAGAATGCTCGAAGAAAATAAATTGGCTCTCCAATAA
- a CDS encoding A/G-specific adenine glycosylase translates to MENGNNIAFWLERIDAKFRESFPRRLFEWYEANAYSYPWRQAKDPYAIVVSEFMLQQTQAKTVIAYYLKWMERFGDWEKLANASEGEVLKAWEGLGYYARARNLHKIAAIVFFEKKGILPSEPTELLKLPGIGLYTANAIASLAFGKKTVALDANGIRVLVRLLSIHQPINKAGALKELSRIAMNLLSEDNDFSLFNSALMDFGRAVCKPLAPKCMICPLKEICQAEQPELLPFKPKKRIEVRKEKIAILRKEDSIWLHQANSKTGRYQGMWLFPNFDPFAMEQKTILFSLPAYLSRYKIFLEVCEADWKQEKLVQPNLSQGEWIKKEKISFLPLPAPHRKIWMKLMVEQAFSPHPD, encoded by the coding sequence ATGGAAAATGGTAATAATATAGCTTTTTGGCTAGAAAGAATCGATGCAAAATTCAGAGAAAGTTTTCCAAGGAGACTTTTTGAATGGTATGAAGCGAATGCTTATTCTTATCCATGGCGGCAAGCCAAAGATCCTTATGCTATCGTCGTTTCCGAATTTATGTTGCAACAAACTCAAGCAAAGACTGTTATTGCTTACTATTTAAAATGGATGGAAAGATTTGGAGATTGGGAAAAGCTTGCCAATGCTTCTGAAGGAGAGGTTCTAAAGGCATGGGAAGGGTTGGGATATTATGCAAGGGCAAGAAATCTCCATAAGATAGCAGCAATTGTTTTCTTTGAAAAAAAGGGAATATTGCCATCGGAACCTACAGAGCTTTTAAAATTGCCTGGTATAGGGCTCTATACGGCCAATGCGATTGCAAGCCTTGCCTTCGGGAAAAAAACGGTGGCGCTTGACGCTAATGGCATCCGTGTATTGGTTAGGCTTTTATCGATTCATCAGCCGATTAACAAAGCAGGGGCGTTGAAGGAGCTTTCCAGGATAGCTATGAATCTCCTTTCAGAGGATAATGATTTTTCTCTTTTCAATTCGGCACTAATGGATTTTGGTCGAGCAGTATGCAAACCTCTTGCTCCAAAATGTATGATTTGTCCTTTAAAAGAAATTTGTCAAGCTGAACAGCCCGAGCTGCTGCCTTTCAAGCCGAAAAAAAGAATCGAAGTGAGAAAAGAAAAGATTGCGATTCTTAGAAAAGAAGATTCTATCTGGTTACATCAAGCAAACTCCAAGACAGGGAGGTACCAAGGCATGTGGTTATTTCCAAATTTCGATCCTTTTGCTATGGAACAAAAAACCATTCTTTTTTCTCTGCCTGCCTATCTCTCTAGATATAAGATTTTCCTTGAGGTGTGCGAAGCAGACTGGAAGCAAGAAAAGCTCGTCCAACCTAATCTTTCGCAGGGAGAGTGGATTAAAAAAGAGAAAATCTCCTTTTTACCGCTACCAGCTCCCCATCGGAAAATATGGATGAAATTGATGGTAGAACAAGCATTTTCTCCGCATCCTGACTAG
- a CDS encoding ribonuclease HIII, producing MTPSSFTFTLSDKQIEKLKAFLDQKGFEFSTIDHGLFRAKSKGVVVQVYKSGKVLVQGKEALEFSRNVIEPEILQQAAIGYEFLTHPEYFEAHVGIDECGKGDLFGPLVIAAVFVDPQSAKDFTEMGIKDSKRISSIRRLNQLASAIKKKTKYALLSLPPLRYNELYEKKFKNLNLLLAWAHAWVYKKPSLELNDAPRVLCDRFAQPWVLQQSFKRIGADQFNPWQFPASLVG from the coding sequence ATGACTCCTTCTTCTTTTACATTCACTCTGAGCGATAAACAAATTGAAAAACTTAAAGCATTCTTAGATCAAAAAGGCTTTGAGTTCTCCACTATTGATCATGGGCTATTTAGAGCCAAATCAAAAGGGGTAGTGGTACAGGTCTATAAATCGGGTAAGGTGCTCGTACAGGGTAAAGAAGCCCTGGAATTTTCCCGCAACGTGATAGAACCTGAAATTCTCCAACAAGCTGCTATTGGCTATGAGTTCCTGACCCATCCCGAATATTTCGAAGCGCATGTCGGAATTGATGAATGCGGCAAAGGAGATCTGTTTGGACCTCTGGTAATTGCCGCTGTTTTTGTTGACCCACAATCCGCAAAGGACTTCACCGAAATGGGGATCAAAGACAGCAAACGGATCTCAAGCATAAGACGGTTAAACCAACTTGCCTCAGCAATAAAGAAAAAAACCAAGTACGCCCTCTTATCGCTTCCCCCTTTACGATATAATGAACTGTACGAAAAAAAATTCAAAAATCTCAATTTGCTTTTGGCTTGGGCACATGCTTGGGTTTATAAAAAACCCTCCTTGGAACTCAACGATGCCCCAAGGGTACTCTGTGATAGGTTTGCTCAACCGTGGGTCCTTCAACAATCTTTTAAAAGGATCGGAGCGGATCAATTTAATCCTTGGCAATTCCCAGCATCATTGGTTGGCTAG
- a CDS encoding zinc ribbon domain-containing protein: MRDINHPIRQRVVDSLKSSSSSSSRLEAHSQLSQDQQKQALRAALLEFGHLFLFCRFKAAERAVSVVQTDQRNTRRKCLWCRCVEKDNRNGHLFCFVFCGYCQNTDSNAVFNFSMATRTVAIGCSLCSLKALHPTLPWRQGQARGF, encoded by the coding sequence ATGAGGGACATCAACCACCCCATCCGTCAGCGCGTCGTCGATAGTCTCAAGTCAAGCAGCTCCTCGTCTTCGAGGCTTGAGGCACATTCGCAATTGTCTCAAGACCAACAAAAGCAGGCGCTGCGAGCAGCACTCCTGGAGTTCGGTCATCTGTTTTTGTTCTGCCGCTTCAAGGCGGCAGAACGAGCCGTCTCCGTCGTCCAGACGGACCAGCGCAATACCAGGCGCAAGTGTCTCTGGTGCAGATGTGTCGAGAAGGACAATCGAAATGGGCACCTGTTCTGCTTTGTCTTTTGTGGCTACTGTCAGAACACCGACAGCAATGCCGTTTTCAATTTCTCGATGGCTACTCGAACTGTCGCAATAGGCTGTTCGTTATGTAGCCTCAAAGCCTTGCACCCGACCCTGCCGTGGCGCCAAGGACAAGCTCGCGGCTTCTAG
- a CDS encoding Crp/Fnr family transcriptional regulator, which yields MEKKQFCSKARSVVIEGVLRRSRIFSSLSLEEIQKLVPCTQLVFLEKDQILFREKQPVLGFYIMICGSIMVYRLTSEGKEQPIHIFYPPESFAEACLVSDGYPANAKAVISSQVLLITKTDFLNLIRNRPEIALRIIGSMSNHLRKLVDKLDSLSVKDAETRFIQWIHKHFHDDHLSSAIVPLLLPKKIIAAELGITSETLSRILAKLTNEQLIRNETKRIIVLSKEKLLKKLDEL from the coding sequence ATGGAAAAGAAACAGTTCTGTTCCAAAGCTAGATCTGTTGTTATTGAGGGGGTATTGAGGCGCAGTCGAATTTTTTCAAGCCTTTCTCTAGAGGAAATTCAGAAACTTGTCCCATGTACTCAATTGGTTTTCTTGGAAAAAGACCAAATACTTTTCAGAGAAAAACAGCCAGTTCTTGGATTTTATATTATGATCTGCGGTTCAATAATGGTCTATAGGTTAACATCAGAAGGGAAAGAACAACCAATTCACATCTTCTATCCTCCGGAATCCTTTGCAGAAGCCTGCCTTGTTTCAGATGGTTATCCTGCTAATGCAAAAGCTGTCATATCGAGTCAAGTTTTATTGATTACTAAAACGGATTTTCTTAACCTGATTCGGAACCGGCCAGAGATCGCCTTACGCATCATTGGTTCCATGAGCAATCATTTGCGCAAACTTGTTGATAAACTAGATAGTCTTTCAGTGAAAGATGCTGAAACCCGTTTTATTCAATGGATCCATAAGCATTTTCATGACGATCATCTTTCATCGGCTATTGTTCCCCTTTTGCTCCCCAAGAAAATCATAGCTGCAGAGTTAGGCATTACATCTGAAACCCTTTCAAGAATTCTTGCTAAACTAACCAACGAACAATTAATCCGGAACGAAACTAAAAGGATTATTGTTTTATCAAAAGAGAAGCTTTTAAAAAAGTTAGATGAACTATAG